ATCGCGACTGCCCGACCGGAGACCGCGGCCTGGAGAACGTTCAAAGTCAGTTCCCTCGCACTCATTTGACCCCTTCCTGCGCATTAGATGGCTCAGTGCTACTTCCTCAGCGGAATACGTTGGTAAAAGGTGTGACTAAATCACCACCACCCCGCTCTCGGCCTCCGGAACGCCAGCCCCCATGAACGTAGACGACTCCCTCGCGGATTCCTCGTTCGCTCCCAGGTCCACGATGAGCACCTGATCTTCCTTCTGGTTCATCTCCTCCCGCAGCGCAAGCTCCAGCCGCACGCGGTCGATCGACCGCAGCGAGCAGTAGAATACCGAGTACTGCCACGGCTCGCCGTACGCCTTCATCAGCTTGTGCACGCGACGTAACCGCTTGTCGTTGCGGATGTCGTAGCAGACCAGGTAGCACCGACGCATCGTCGCACCCCTTTGATCGCGGTTCACCAAGACACTGACAGCATGGTGTCAGCCTCGAATCCGCAAGTCAGTCGTCCGCCAGGACCCTCGTGTGCACACGAGGGTTCACCGGGTCGTCAGGAACGCCAGCGTTGGAACCTCGCCGAGCAGCCACGCCGCGATCAGCCTTGCGTGCAGCATGAGCATGCGGCGGTAGCTCAGCCGGTACTCGAAGACCGGGTGCCGGACCTCGGTGTCCATGCGCCGGCCGTACGCGGCGAAGAACGCCTTCCGCCCGGCGTCCGTCAACGAGCAGCCCGCCGCCGTACT
This genomic window from Candidatus Binatia bacterium contains:
- the cas2 gene encoding CRISPR-associated endonuclease Cas2, producing MRRCYLVCYDIRNDKRLRRVHKLMKAYGEPWQYSVFYCSLRSIDRVRLELALREEMNQKEDQVLIVDLGANEESARESSTFMGAGVPEAESGVVVI